One Rosa chinensis cultivar Old Blush chromosome 3, RchiOBHm-V2, whole genome shotgun sequence DNA window includes the following coding sequences:
- the LOC112193159 gene encoding RNA-binding protein 42 isoform X1: MATPPSSTAPPSASSQFTYSNASSSSSYFPMPFHLQQPQYPAPYTAAAPPAPAVVYPAPAPAPVYSLPQQYQQAQQLFQRDAQTITPEALESVKAALANSEIEHKAEAKKKAIPRKAAGQAWEDPTLAEWPENDYRLFCGDLGNEVNDDVLSKAFSRFPSFNMARVVRDKRTGKTKGFGFVSFANPSDLAGALKEMNGKYVGNRPIKLRKSNWRERIDYDALEKQKNFSHKKPKLSKKSILHK, encoded by the exons ATGGCGACTCCACCGTCTTCTACAGCTCCGCCGTCCGCCTCCTCCCAATTCACCTACTCCAAcgcctcatcctcctcctcctacttCCCAATGCCCTTTCACCTCCAGCAACCCCAATACCCCGCGCCTTACACCGCCGCCGCCCCACCAGCCCCCGCCGTCGTCTACCCCGCTCCCGCTCCCGCTCCCGTCTACTCTCTCCCCCAGCAGTATCAACAG GCTCAGCAGCTATTTCAAAGGGACGCGCAGACGATCACGCCTGAAGCTCTTGAGAGTGTGAAGGCTGCTCTTGCAAATAGTGAGATTGAGCACAAAGCTGAAGCTAAGAAGAAGGCGATTCCTCGAAAAGCTGCCGGGCAGGCTTGGGAGGACCCAACCCTCGCAGAGTGGCCTGAAA ATGATTATCGCCTATTTTGTGGTGATCTTGGTAATGAGGTGAACGATGATGTTCTTTCAAAAGCATTTTCTCGATTTCCTTCCTTTAACATGGCCAGA GTTGTCAGAGACAAGAGGACCGGCAAAACTAAGGGATTTGGATTTGTTAGCTTTGCTAACCCTTCAGACCTGGCTGGAGCACTCAAGGAAATGAATG GCAAGTATGTGGGGAATCGGCCTATTAAACTTCGCAAAAGTAACTGGAGGGAGAGGATAGATTATGATGCATTAGAGAAACAAAAG AACTTCTCGCATAAGAAGCCGAAGCTTTCAAAGAAGAGTATATTACACAAATGA
- the LOC112193159 gene encoding RNA-binding protein 42 isoform X3, with amino-acid sequence MATPPSSTAPPSASSQFTYSNASSSSSYFPMPFHLQQPQYPAPYTAAAPPAPAVVYPAPAPAPVYSLPQQYQQAQQLFQRDAQTITPEALESVKAALANSEIEHKAEAKKKAIPRKAAGQAWEDPTLAEWPENDYRLFCGDLGNEVNDDVLSKAFSRFPSFNMARIFI; translated from the exons ATGGCGACTCCACCGTCTTCTACAGCTCCGCCGTCCGCCTCCTCCCAATTCACCTACTCCAAcgcctcatcctcctcctcctacttCCCAATGCCCTTTCACCTCCAGCAACCCCAATACCCCGCGCCTTACACCGCCGCCGCCCCACCAGCCCCCGCCGTCGTCTACCCCGCTCCCGCTCCCGCTCCCGTCTACTCTCTCCCCCAGCAGTATCAACAG GCTCAGCAGCTATTTCAAAGGGACGCGCAGACGATCACGCCTGAAGCTCTTGAGAGTGTGAAGGCTGCTCTTGCAAATAGTGAGATTGAGCACAAAGCTGAAGCTAAGAAGAAGGCGATTCCTCGAAAAGCTGCCGGGCAGGCTTGGGAGGACCCAACCCTCGCAGAGTGGCCTGAAA ATGATTATCGCCTATTTTGTGGTGATCTTGGTAATGAGGTGAACGATGATGTTCTTTCAAAAGCATTTTCTCGATTTCCTTCCTTTAACATGGCCAGA ATCTTTATTTGA
- the LOC112193905 gene encoding exportin-4 — MQGFAERGNSGDLAQLQSTMHAIELACTSIQMQMNLGAAEATILSLSQTPQPYQTCKFILENSQVANARFQAAAAIRDAAIREWSFLSSDEKRSMISFCLCFVMQHANSPEGYVQAKVSSVAAQLLKRGWLDFSAAEKEEFFYQVNQAVYGIHGVDVQFAGINFLESLVSEFSPSTSSAMGLPREFHEHCKKSLELDHLKTFYCWARDAALSVTNRIVESDSAVPEVKVCTAALRLMLQILNWEFSPIAVSLGGRMGTDSPKRSECNQVQPGPAWREVLVTSGHIGWLLGLYAALRQKFSCEGYWLDCPIAVCARKLIVQFCSLTGTIFSSVQMHEHHLHQLLSGILQWIDPPDAVSRAIECGKSESEMLDGCRALLSIATVATPSTFDQLLKSTRSFGTLTLLCILMSEVVKNLMTNNSEEETWSWEARDILLDTWTALLVPVNRNGGNASLPPEGKNATATLFALIVQAELKAASASAFKDDDSDYLQASISALDERLSSYALIGRTAIEVTVPFLTGLFSERFERLNQGRGIIDPTETLEELYSLLLITGHLIADEGEGETPLIPNAIRFHLPHNLEAEMHPVVILCGSIIRFAEESLKPEMRASVFSPRLMEAVIWFLARWSCTYLMSPEESRDSTTVLLKFFGQHGQGKLVLDIIVRISLTALVSYPGEKYLQALTCFQLLHALVQQKHICIHLVALDSWRDLANAFANEKTLFLLNTAHQRSLAQTLVQSASGMRNSEASNQYVRDLMGHMATYLVEITSKNDFKNVAQQPDIILPVSCLLERLRGAASASEPRLQKAIYELGFSAMNPVLILLEIYKHESAVVYLLLKFVVDWVDGQISYLEAQETAVVVNFCMSLLRLYSSNNIGKISITLSSSLSTEAKTEKYKDLRALLQLLSSLCSKDLVDFSSDSTETESTNISQVVYFGLHIVTPLISLELLKYPKFCFDYFSLLSHLLEVYPETVAQLSNEAFSHVLGTLDFGLHHQDAEVVDMCLRALRALASYHYLETSAGKVGLGSHAAGLKDPGGNFQEGILSRFLRSVLQLLLFGDYSPDLVSGAADALLPLILCEQSLYQKLGNELIERQANETLKSRLSNALRSLTSANQLSSTIDRKNCQIFRKNLSNFLVDVRGFLRTM; from the exons ATGCAAGGGTTTGCGGAGAGAGGTAATTCAGGGGACTTGGCCCAGCTCCAGTCCACCATGCACGCCATTGAGCTTGCCTGCACTTCTATTCAG ATGCAGATGAATTTAGGTGCTGCCGAAGCAACTATTTTGTCACTTTCCCAGACTCCTCAACCGTACCAGACATGTAAATTCATTCTTG AGAACTCTCAGGTTGCAAATGCAAGGTTTCAGGCAGCTGCTGCAATTCGTGATGCAGCTATTAGAGAATGGAGTTTTCTTAGCTCAGATGAAAAGAGAAGCATGATTAG tttttgtctttgttttgttatgcAACATGCTAATTCACCTGAGGGCTATGTCCAAGCAAAGGTGTCCTCTGTGGCTGCTCAATTGTTGAAAAGGGGTTG GCTTGATTTCTCAGCTGCTGAGAAGGAGGAATTTTTCTATCAG GTAAACCAGGCTGTTTATGGCATTCATGGTGTAGATGTGCAGTTTGCTGGAATTAATTTCCTGGAATCTCTG GTGTCTGAATTTTCTCCATCTACATCTAGTGCGATGGGTCTACCTAGAGAGTTTCATGAGCATTGCAAAAAGTCGTTGGAGCTAGACCACTTGAAG ACTTTCTATTGCTGGGCACGAGATGCTGCATTAAGTGTTACAAATAGAATAGTTGAGTCAGACTCTGCGGTACCAGAGGTTAAAGTCTGTACTGCTGCATTGCGTCTCATGCTTCAAATCCTGAACTGGGAATTCAGTCCAATTGCAGTCTCTCTTGGAGGCAGAATGGGTACTGATTCACCTAAGAGATCCGAGTGTAACCAAGTCCAG CCTGGACCTGCTTGGCGTGAAGTTTTGGTTACTAGTGGTCATATAGGCTGGCTCCTGGGCTTATATGCGGCACTGAGACAGAAGTTTTCTTGTGAAGGTTATTGGCTCGATTGCCCTATTGCTGTCTGTGCTAGAAAGTTAATAGTACAGTTCTGCTCCTTAACAGGAACCATATTTTCATCTG TACAAATGCATGAACACCATCTCCACCAACTTCTTTCTGGAATACTACAGTGGATTGATCCTCCTGATGCTGTTTCTAGAGCGATTGAATGTGGAAAAAGTGAAAG CGAGATGCTTGATGGTTGTCGTGCTTTGTTGTCAATTGCAACTGTTGCAACTCCCTCAACATTTGACCAGCTCTTAAAATCAACAAG GTCCTTTGGTACTCTTACCTTGTTATGCATATTGATGTCTGAAGTTGTCAAGAACCTAATGACTAACAACTCTGAAGAAGAGACTTGGAGCTGGGAGGCACGCGATATCTTACTAGACACTTGGACTGCACTCCTTGTG CCAGTAAATAGGAATGGTGGAAATGCATCTCTTCCACCTGAAGGGAAAAATGCTACAGCCACTTTATTTGCCTTGATTGTACAGGCTGAACTGAAAG CTGCTTCTGCATCAGCATTTAAAGATGATGACTCCGACTACCTTCAGGCTTCTATCTCGG CCTTGGATGAGAGGTTAAGCTCCTATGCTCTTATTGGTAGAACAGCAATTGAGGTCACAGTACCTTTTCTCACAGGACTGTTTTCTGAGCGCTTTGAACGGCTTAATCAG gGCAGGGGCATTATCGATCCAACTGAAACTTTAGAGGAACTTTACTCATTGCTACTTATCACTGGGCACTTAATCGCTGATGAAGGGGAGGGAGAAACACCTCTG ATTCCAAATGCTATACGATTTCATCTTCCGCACAATCTGGAAGCAGAGATGCACCCTGTTGTCATCCTTTGTGG CTCAATCATAAGGTTTGCCGAGGAAAGTTTAAAACCAGAAATGAGAGCGTCGGTTTTCAGTCCCCGACTCATGGAG GCTGTCATATGGTTCCTTGCTAGATGGTCTTGTACGTACCTAATGTCTCCTGAAGAAAGTCGAGACTCCACAACTGTCTTGCTCAAATTTTTTGGACAACACGGTCAAGGAAAATTGGTTCTGGACATAATTGTTCGCATATCCTTGACAGCACTGGTGTCATATCCTGGAGAAAAGTACCTGCAG GCTCTTACTTGTTTCCAGCTACTTCATGCACTTGTTCAGCAAAAACATATTTGCATTCATCTTGTTGCTTTG GATTCATGGCGTGACCTTGCAAATGCTTTTGCTAATGAAAAAACTTTGTTCTTGTTAAATACAGCTCACCAG CGTTCACTTGCTCAAACACTTGTTCAGTCAGCTTCTGGTATGAGAAATTCAGAGGCATCAAACCA GTATGTAAGGGATCTCATGGGTCATATGGCAACATATCTTGTTGAAATCACAAGCAAGAATGACTTTAAAAACGTTGCTCAACAACCAGATATCATCCTGCCG GTCAGTTGCTTGTTGGAGAGACTTCGTGGGGCTGCCAGTGCCTCTGAACCTCGTTTACAGAAAGCAATTTATGAGCTCGGATTCTCTGCAATGAATCCTGTTTTGATTCTTCTTGAGATTTACAAACATGAG TCTGCAGTTGTATATCTGCTACTTAAGTTTGTAGTTGATTGGGTGGATGGACAAATAAGCTATCTAGAGGCTCAGGAAACTGCTGTTGTTGTCAATTTCTGCATGAGTTTGCTTCGTCTTTATTCATCAAACAATATTGGCAAG ATATCAATAACTCTTTCAAGCAGCTTAAGCACTGAAGCAAAGACTGAGAAGTACAAGGATTTGCGTGCTCTACTCCAGCTCCTTTCAAGCCTTTGTTCCAAAGATTTG GttgatttttcatcagattcCACTGAGACAGAGAGCACAAACATATCTCag GTCGTTTACTTCGGTCTTCATATAGTTACTCCTCTAATATCGTTGGAGCTGCTGAAATACCCCAAGTTTTGTTTTGAT TACTTCTCATTGCTCTCCCATTTGTTGGAGGTCTATCCTGAAACAGTTGCACAACTAAGCAACGAAGCCTTTTCTCATGTACTAGGAACTCTTGATTTTGGTCTTCACCATCAG GATGCCGAAGTTGTTGATATGTGTCTCAGAGCTTTAAGAGCTCTTGCTTCTTATCACTATTTGGAAACTAGTGCCGGTAAAGTAGGCTTGGGCTCACATGCTGCAGGCCTCAAGGACCCTGGTGGAAATTTTCAGGAAGGCATTTTGAGCCGGTTCCTTCGTTCGGTACTGCAATTACTCCTTTTTGGGGATTATAG TCCTGACCTGGTCAGCGGTGCTGCAGACGCTCTTCTTCCGTTGATACTTTGTGAACAAAGCCTATACCAG AAATTAGGCAATGAGTTGATAGAGAGGCAGGCAAATGAAACATTGAAATCAAGACTATCAAATGCTTTGCGGTCTCTCACAAGTGCGAACCAGCTTTCATCTACCATTGATCGTAAAAATTGTCAAATATTCAGGAAAAATCTTAGTAACTTCTTGGTTGATGTTCGAGGTTTTTTGCGAACAATGTGA
- the LOC112192929 gene encoding pentatricopeptide repeat-containing protein At3g04760, chloroplastic yields MAILSTELLPHSFHTTSQLKPTSHSHHPTALSCRPSSSSSSSISNGRNYTSRNLTRVSVSAEPKPTHLQSHDYKETHLIKVLNRSCKAGQYNEAVYFLELMVNKGYKPDVILCTKLIKGFFNSRNIEKAVRVMQILEQYGEPDLFSYNALISGFYKANRIESANKVLDRMKSQGFKPDVVTYNIMIGSLCSRGKLGLARKVMDRLVKDNCNPTVITYTILIEATILDGGIDEAMKLLDEMLSRGLRPDMYTYNAIVRGMCREGMLDRAFEFVRSFDAKGCAPNVISYNILLRALLNRGKWEEGENLVSNMCARGCEPNVVTYSILISTLCRDGKVEDAVNVLKIMKEKGLTPDAYSYDPLISTFCKEGRLDLAIEFLDCMISDGCLPDIVNYNTILAALCKNGSADQALQIFENLGEVGCPPNVSSYNTMFSALWNCGDRVRALGMVSDMVSKGIEPDEITYNSLISCLCRDGMVNEAIGLLVDMETGGFQPTVITYNIVLLGLSKARRIIDAIEVFTAMVEKGCRPNETTYILLIEGIGFAGWRAEAMELAKSVYSLRAISEDSFKRLNRTFPMLDVYKELTLSEIKN; encoded by the coding sequence ATGGCAATACTCTCCACTGAGTTATTGCCTCATAGCTTCCACACTACCTCCCAACTCAAACCCACTTCCCATTCCCACCACCCCACTGCTTTGAGTTGTagaccttcttcttcttcctcctcttcaatcTCAAATGGCAGAAACTACACCTCCAGAAACCTAACAAGGGTGTCTGTCTCTGCTGAACCAAAACCAACACACTTGCAAAGCCATGATTACAAAGAGACCCACTTGATCAAAGTCCTCAACAGGTCTTGCAAAGCAGGCCAGTACAATGAAGCCGTCTACTTTCTTGAGCTCATGGTCAACAAGGGCTACAAGCCTGATGTGATTCTCTGCACCAAGCTCATCAAAGGCTTCTTCAACTCGAGAAACATCGAAAAGGCCGTTCGGGTTATGCAAATATTGGAACAGTATGGGGAGCCTGATTTGTTTTCATACAATGCTTTGATCAGTGGGTTCTATAAGGCCAATAGGATTGAATCAGCAAACAAAGTTCTTGATAGAATGAAGAGTCAGGGGTTCAAGCCTGATGTTGTTACATATAATATAATGATTGGGAGTCTCTGTAGTAGAGGGAAGCTTGGGTTAGCTAGGAAGGTCATGGATCGTTTAGTGAAAGACAATTGCAACCCTACTGTGATTACATATACAATATTGATAGAAGCTACTATTCTTGATGGTGGGATTGATGAAGCTATGAAGCTTTTGGATGAGATGTTGTCAAGAGGGCTTAGACCTGATATGTATACTTACAATGCCATTGTTAGGGGAATGTGCAGGGAAGGAATGCTGGATAGAGCTTTCGAGTTTGTTCGGAGCTTCGATGCTAAAGGCTGTGCGCCGAATGTGATCTCATACAACATATTGTTGCGTGCGCTTTTGAACCGTGGGAAATGGGAGGAAGGTGAGAATCTAGTGAGCAATATGTGTGCAAGAGGTTGTGAGCCTAATGTGGTGACTTATAGCATCTTGATTAGCACGCTGTGCCGCGATGGGAAAGTTGAGGATGCAGTGAATGTGTTGAAGATTATGAAGGAAAAGGGGTTAACTCCGGATGCATATAGTTATGATCCATTGATTTCAACTTTCTGCAAAGAAGGGAGGTTAGATTTAGCAATAGAGTTTTTGGATTGTATGATATCTGATGGTTGCTTGCCAGATATTGTGAACTACAATACAATCTTGGCTGCTTTGTGCAAGAATGGGAGTGCTGATCAGGCTTTGCAAATCTTCGAGAACTTGGGTGAAGTCGGTTGTCCTCCAAATGTGAGTTCCTACAACACAATGTTCAGTGCATTGTGGAATTGTGGAGATAGAGTAAGAGCTTTGGGAATGGTATCAGACATGGTAAGCAAAGGAATTGAGCCTGATGAGATCACATACAATTCGCTTATATCGTGTCTGTGCAGAGATGGGATGGTAAATGAGGCAATTGGGTTGTTGGTAGACATGGAAACTGGTGGTTTTCAGCCTACAGTTATCACTTACAATATTGTTCTTCTTGGGTTGAGCAAGGCTCGGAGGATTATCGATGCCATTGAAGTGTTCACAGCAATGGTTGAAAAGGGTTGCCGGCCTAACGAAACTACTTACATTTTGCTGATTGAAGGAATTGGATTTGCAGGATGGCGAGCTGAAGCTATGGAGCTTGCAAAATCTGTTTATAGTTTAAGGGCTATTTCCGAAGATTCTTTCAAACGCTTGAACAGGACCTTTCCCATGCTTGATGTTTACAAAGAGCTTACTCTGTCTGAGATTAAGAACTAG
- the LOC112191424 gene encoding pentatricopeptide repeat-containing protein At1g08610, whose protein sequence is MAHTIAQQNSTVDFRCLHVCAKEVSPCSGIGHLPISRFLSKYSRESQCCLRWGGVGSKSDVQYLQHRGLRRSVCIDRVHEVDLDEWSIDTDKMGIEKKSGEELYEKRPHRSSTVDLDGRFVGNGEDKNNDVLRNFCSRGKLLLASRLIDIMARRNQIPDFHCCKNLIRGLVKIDQVDKAAKILKIMVMSGGVPDIITYNMMVSAFCKRGQLRSAIDLVEDMSLSGCPPDVITYNTIIRGMFAVGNFEQAIAFWKEELRRGCPPYIVTYTVLIDLICRHCGIMRAVEVLDDMVVEGCYPDIITYNSLVNFTSRRNKLEDTTLVIHNLLSHGFDPNVVTYNTILHSLCGRGFWDEADEIFTIMNETSVSPTVVTYNILINGLCKYGILDRAINFFTQMISQNCSPDIVTYNTLLGALCREGMIDQAIQLLELLSGTSCSPGLITYNTVIDGLAKSGSMEKAMGLYGQMVENGIIPDEITHRSLVGGFCRANLVEEAAAILKEMHKRGHQVRTSSFKYVIHGLCRNNKVDIAIQVLELMISNRCMPDEGIYSTILKGVTAAGMTKEADQLRQKLIEWNVVREETMLI, encoded by the coding sequence ATGGCTCATACCATTGCTCAACAGAATAGTACAGTTGATTTCCGATGTTTGCATGTGTGTGCAAAAGAAGTTAGCCCCTGTTCTGGCATTGGTCATTTACCAATATCAAGGTTTTTAAGCAAGTATAGTCGTGAATCTCAGTGTTGTTTACGATGGGGAGGTGTTGGTTCCAAAAGTGATGTGCAGTATTTACAGCATAGGGGTTTGCGGAGAAGTGTTTGTATTGATAGAGTCCATGAAGTGGACCTGGATGAATGGAGCATTGATACTGATAAGATGGGTATTGAGAAAAAATCTGGAGAAGAATTGTATGAGAAGAGGCCTCATAGGTCTTCAACAGTGGATTTAGATGGGCGTTTTGTTGGAAATGGTGAGGATAAAAATAATGATGTTCTTCGGAACTTCTGCAGCCGTGGGAAGTTACTTCTTGCATCAAGACTGATTGATATCATGGCACGTCGAAACCAAATTCCGGATTTCCATTGTTGCAAAAACTTAATCCGAGGGCTCGTTAAAATAGATCAAGTAGATAAAGCTGCGAAGATTCTAAAGATCATGGTCATGTCTGGTGGGGTTCCAGATATTATCACATATAACATGATGGTGAGTGCTTTCTGTAAGAGAGGACAGTTAAGATCTGCAATTGATCTTGTGGAAGACATGAGCTTGAGTGGTTGCCCTCCAGATGTGATTACTTACAATACAATAATCCGTGGCATGTTTGCTGTTGGGAATTTTGAGCAGGCTATTGCATTTTGGAAGGAGGAACTGAGAAGGGGGTGCCCTCCTTATATAGTTACCTATACTGTTCTCATCGACCTAATCTGCAGACACTGTGGAATCATGCGGGCTGTGGAAGTTTTGGATGATATGGTAGTAGAGGGATGTTATCCTGATATTATTACCTACAACTCTCTGGTTAATTTTACTAGTAGACGGAATAAACTTGAAGATACTACTCTGGTCATTCATAATCTTCTCTCTCATGGGTTTGATCCCAATGTTGTTACTTACAACACTATTCTCCATTCGCTTTGTGGCCGTGGGTTTTGGGATGAAGCAGATGAAATCTTCACAATCATGAATGAGACGTCTGTATCCCCTACAGTTGTTACTTACAATATTTTGATCAATGGTTTGTGTAAATATGGGATTTTAGATCGCGCAATCAACTTCTTTACTCAAATGATTTCTCAAAATTGTTCGCCGGATATCGTAACCTATAACACACTGCTGGGAGCTCTTTGCAGGGAGGGAATGATTGATCAGGCCATCCAGTTACTTGAACTTTTAAGTGGTACCAGTTGTTCACCGGGTCTGATCACTTACAATACTGTGATTGATGGATTGGCTAAATCGGGGTCTATGGAGAAAGCCATGGGATTGTATGGTCAAATGGTAGAAAATGGTATCATTCCTGATGAAATTACCCATCGTTCTTTGGTTGGTGGCTTTTGCCGGGCAAATCTAGTTGAGGAAGCTGCTGCTATACTGAAGGAGATGCATAAACGAGGCCACCAGGTCCGAACTAGCTCTTTCAAGTATGTGATCCATGGATTATGTAGAAACAATAAGGTGGATATTGCAATACAAGTTCTAGAATTGATGATATCAAATCGGTGCATGCCAGATGAGGGAATTTATTCAACTATACTCAAAGGTGTAACTGCTGCTGGTATGACAAAAGAGGCTGATCAGTTGCGTCAGAAGCTGATTGAATGGAATGTTGTACGAGAAGAGACCATGTTAATCTAG
- the LOC112193159 gene encoding RNA-binding protein 42 isoform X2, with protein sequence MATPPSSTAPPSASSQFTYSNASSSSSYFPMPFHLQQPQYPAPYTAAAPPAPAVVYPAPAPAPVYSLPQQYQQAQQLFQRDAQTITPEALESVKAALANSEIEHKAEAKKKAIPRKAAGQAWEDPTLAEWPENDYRLFCGDLGNEVNDDVLSKAFSRFPSFNMARLNQHVELELIEFDLTHASA encoded by the exons ATGGCGACTCCACCGTCTTCTACAGCTCCGCCGTCCGCCTCCTCCCAATTCACCTACTCCAAcgcctcatcctcctcctcctacttCCCAATGCCCTTTCACCTCCAGCAACCCCAATACCCCGCGCCTTACACCGCCGCCGCCCCACCAGCCCCCGCCGTCGTCTACCCCGCTCCCGCTCCCGCTCCCGTCTACTCTCTCCCCCAGCAGTATCAACAG GCTCAGCAGCTATTTCAAAGGGACGCGCAGACGATCACGCCTGAAGCTCTTGAGAGTGTGAAGGCTGCTCTTGCAAATAGTGAGATTGAGCACAAAGCTGAAGCTAAGAAGAAGGCGATTCCTCGAAAAGCTGCCGGGCAGGCTTGGGAGGACCCAACCCTCGCAGAGTGGCCTGAAA ATGATTATCGCCTATTTTGTGGTGATCTTGGTAATGAGGTGAACGATGATGTTCTTTCAAAAGCATTTTCTCGATTTCCTTCCTTTAACATGGCCAGA CTGAATCAGCACGTGGAGCTTGAGCTGATTGAATTTGACCTGACTCATGCTAGTGCATGA